Proteins encoded by one window of Monoglobus pectinilyticus:
- the smc gene encoding chromosome segregation protein SMC: MILKNIEMQGFKSFADKIYLDFNSGITAIVGPNGSGKSNISDAIRWVMGEQSIKSLRGSKMEDVIFSGTEKRKALGFAEVTLTLDNSSGIFDIDFPDLQVTRRIYRSGESEYYINKTTCRLKDIHELFMDTGLGRDGYSIIGQGQIDNILSTKSEDRRQIFEEASGISKYKYRKNEAEKKLSQTTENLTRVKDILSELESQLEPLKKQSEKAKKYLVLHEEMKELEINVSVINIDKKREILEKLKEDIEIYENQINDIQTQITENDEKISLMFKESEEIDLKCENCRTEDRSITELIHEHTNNLNLSESDIKHSEDTISRFISEIDDYTKRMAELDSESKSLKDSLLSLTSQNDAFEKSSLELQDSANRAGVDVSEKSKEIEALHSEILKNTTNVQNIENSIENQKILIDNFSSRSDIIKQELNQKESDINNTANQLNKLEKDTAEKENNINDLKNKINQLEEKYGSKNVELQKEVSFKNKNNIKLGQITSKQKMLIDMERDLEGYSRGVKNIIKSYQQKKLSGITIHGPLSQLIKVDKKYITAVETALGNTAQNIVTDTPEDAKTAIKYLKQNNLGRATFLPISTIKAKNINNSSAQSYDGYIGTADSLCSCSDIYKPIISSVLSSTVVVDTIDNAVKMGKGCSHRFRIVTLGGDIIQAGGAMTGGSIAKSIGSLSRANEIENLAAEILKVEKIIETSSSKIKTLSVETNDLMDDIKNNNEKLMAYNETLIKLVSDKHHLNDVLNTMSSDKSKLSEELSDLTNKINNISNEISENKTKILSINKIVDELKIKADKEEKTFAELSGKNEKLTRTMLDLSIKKNTILKDIEQTNEKIQRVISEKEQILSSISNRQSEIEKLKNTIEDLRKNKLDFEKNIEKNKKLLLDTRTSLESYIKKRQEIDDKIKSRQASVNNIRETLFNLSGRLAKAQTKYENSETELESIINHLWEEYELTYSDASNRDLTGFDLNSSIKRITELKKEIKSLGNINIDSIEEYKTVSERVDFLTEQTNDLEKSKKELVRIIDEMLLIMKERFSEQFKIINENFSRVFSELFGGGQANLSLSDPDNVLESGIEIEAQPPGKKLQNLTLLSGGERAFTAIALLFSILNVRPTPFCILDEIEAALDDVNVYRFAEYLKQYSQNTQFIVVTHRRGTMESANILYGVTMQEKGVSKLLTLNIDEVSK, translated from the coding sequence ATGATTCTAAAGAATATTGAGATGCAGGGGTTTAAATCCTTTGCCGATAAAATCTATCTTGATTTTAATTCAGGTATCACAGCTATAGTCGGACCTAACGGTTCCGGAAAAAGTAATATCTCTGACGCTATACGCTGGGTTATGGGAGAGCAAAGCATTAAATCGCTGCGCGGAAGCAAAATGGAAGACGTTATATTTTCAGGAACCGAAAAGCGAAAGGCTCTCGGTTTTGCTGAAGTAACCTTAACATTGGATAATTCCAGCGGAATATTTGATATTGATTTTCCTGATCTTCAGGTAACCCGCCGTATATACAGGAGCGGTGAAAGTGAATATTACATAAATAAAACGACATGCCGCCTAAAGGATATTCATGAACTTTTTATGGATACCGGTTTGGGACGTGACGGATATTCTATTATCGGGCAGGGTCAAATAGATAATATTTTAAGCACAAAATCGGAGGACAGGCGCCAAATTTTTGAAGAAGCCTCCGGTATTTCAAAATATAAATACAGAAAAAATGAAGCTGAAAAGAAGCTCTCCCAAACCACTGAGAATCTTACCCGTGTTAAAGATATCCTGAGCGAACTTGAAAGTCAGCTTGAACCGTTGAAAAAGCAATCTGAGAAAGCAAAAAAATATCTTGTTCTTCACGAAGAAATGAAAGAGCTTGAAATAAACGTTTCAGTTATAAATATAGACAAAAAAAGAGAAATACTAGAAAAACTAAAAGAAGATATAGAAATATATGAAAATCAAATAAATGATATACAAACTCAGATAACAGAAAATGATGAAAAAATTTCTTTGATGTTTAAGGAATCGGAAGAAATAGATTTAAAATGTGAGAACTGCCGCACTGAGGACAGGAGTATTACAGAACTTATTCATGAGCACACAAATAATCTGAATTTATCTGAAAGCGATATAAAACATTCCGAAGATACTATAAGCAGATTTATCTCTGAAATAGATGATTATACCAAACGTATGGCCGAACTTGACAGCGAATCTAAAAGTTTAAAAGACAGTCTTCTTTCACTGACATCTCAAAACGACGCGTTTGAAAAAAGTTCATTAGAGCTGCAGGATTCAGCAAATCGCGCAGGAGTTGATGTGTCTGAAAAGAGTAAAGAAATCGAAGCACTGCATTCTGAAATACTTAAAAATACTACAAACGTTCAAAATATAGAAAATTCAATTGAAAACCAAAAAATACTTATTGATAACTTTAGCTCACGTTCTGATATTATAAAGCAGGAATTAAACCAAAAAGAATCAGACATTAATAATACAGCAAATCAGTTAAATAAACTTGAAAAAGATACAGCTGAAAAAGAAAATAATATTAATGACTTAAAAAACAAAATAAATCAGCTTGAAGAAAAATATGGTTCCAAAAATGTTGAGTTGCAGAAAGAGGTATCATTCAAAAACAAAAATAATATTAAATTGGGTCAAATAACCTCAAAACAAAAAATGCTCATCGACATGGAACGCGATTTAGAAGGATACAGCCGAGGCGTTAAGAATATTATAAAATCTTACCAACAGAAGAAATTATCAGGAATAACAATACACGGTCCGCTATCACAGCTTATAAAGGTTGATAAAAAATATATTACCGCAGTTGAAACGGCTCTCGGAAACACTGCTCAAAACATTGTTACCGATACCCCTGAAGATGCTAAAACTGCAATAAAATATTTAAAGCAGAATAATTTGGGCAGAGCGACTTTTCTTCCTATATCCACAATAAAAGCAAAAAATATAAACAACTCATCAGCCCAAAGTTATGATGGATACATTGGCACTGCTGACTCTCTTTGCAGCTGCTCCGATATATATAAGCCAATAATAAGCAGCGTACTTTCTTCCACAGTTGTAGTCGACACAATTGACAACGCAGTGAAAATGGGGAAGGGCTGTTCACACCGTTTCAGAATAGTAACTCTCGGCGGTGATATTATACAGGCAGGCGGTGCAATGACAGGCGGCAGCATAGCTAAGTCAATCGGTTCGCTCTCAAGAGCAAATGAAATTGAAAATTTAGCCGCCGAAATTTTAAAGGTAGAAAAAATAATAGAAACAAGCAGCTCAAAAATTAAAACGCTTTCTGTTGAAACAAATGATTTGATGGATGATATAAAAAACAACAATGAAAAGTTAATGGCATATAATGAAACATTGATAAAACTTGTATCAGATAAACATCATTTAAATGATGTATTAAATACTATGAGCAGTGATAAAAGTAAACTTTCAGAAGAATTAAGTGATTTGACCAATAAAATTAATAACATATCAAACGAAATATCTGAAAATAAAACTAAAATTCTTTCTATTAATAAAATTGTTGATGAATTAAAAATAAAGGCTGATAAAGAAGAAAAAACGTTTGCGGAACTGTCGGGCAAAAACGAAAAGCTCACTCGTACAATGCTCGACCTAAGCATTAAGAAAAACACAATTTTAAAAGACATTGAACAAACAAATGAAAAGATCCAGAGAGTTATCTCGGAGAAGGAACAAATATTGTCATCAATTTCAAACAGACAATCTGAAATTGAGAAGCTAAAAAATACAATTGAGGATTTGCGTAAAAATAAACTTGATTTTGAAAAAAATATTGAGAAAAATAAAAAACTTTTGCTTGATACCAGAACATCACTGGAATCTTATATTAAAAAGAGACAGGAAATCGACGACAAAATAAAAAGCCGGCAGGCTTCTGTCAACAACATAAGAGAAACCTTGTTTAATCTATCCGGGCGTCTTGCAAAAGCACAAACGAAATACGAAAACTCTGAAACTGAGCTTGAATCAATAATTAATCATTTATGGGAAGAATATGAGTTAACCTACAGCGACGCGTCAAACAGAGATTTGACCGGGTTCGATTTAAACAGCTCAATAAAAAGGATAACAGAACTTAAAAAGGAAATAAAATCTCTCGGGAATATAAATATTGATTCTATAGAAGAGTATAAGACTGTTAGCGAAAGGGTAGATTTTCTGACTGAACAGACAAACGATTTAGAAAAATCTAAAAAAGAATTGGTTCGTATAATAGACGAAATGCTTTTAATTATGAAAGAAAGATTTTCAGAACAATTTAAAATTATTAACGAAAACTTCAGCCGGGTATTCTCTGAGCTGTTTGGCGGAGGACAAGCTAATCTAAGTCTGTCAGACCCGGATAACGTTTTAGAAAGCGGAATTGAAATTGAGGCTCAGCCCCCCGGGAAAAAACTTCAAAACCTAACGCTGCTGTCAGGAGGAGAAAGAGCATTCACTGCAATAGCTCTTCTGTTTTCTATTTTAAACGTACGTCCTACTCCATTTTGTATATTAGATGAAATAGAAGCGGCGCTGGATGATGTAAACGTTTACCGATTTGCCGAATACCTAAAACAATACAGCCAAAACACTCAATTTATTGTAGTTACACACAGAAGAGGCACAATGGAATCCGCCAATATTTTATACGGCGTAACCATGCAGGAAAAAGGCGTTTCAAAATTATTAACATTAAATATTGACGAGGTGAGTAAATAA
- the ylqF gene encoding ribosome biogenesis GTPase YlqF, translating into MNNKYQLQWFPGHMAKTRRMIQDNLKLVDVVIELVDARLPLSSRNPDVDKIIGSKPRIVVLNKADIADNSLTMKWLNYFKDKNIEAISANSQTGKGLKKELDNAIEIVLADKFKRDETKGIQRHAVKMMVIGIPNVGKSSFINRLSGRAAAKTGDRPGITQTKQWIRIAGKYELLDTPGILWPKFENEDDAKKIAFTGGIKDEILDVEDLAYELLGYLKQSYMDSLLKTYNLNDSDSELNKYELLESIGRKRGCVISGGEVDTFRTANIIISDFRSAKLGRITLEEPKRNEEN; encoded by the coding sequence ATGAACAATAAATATCAGCTTCAATGGTTCCCCGGTCATATGGCAAAAACCCGCCGTATGATACAAGATAACCTTAAACTAGTAGATGTAGTAATCGAACTCGTAGACGCACGCCTTCCTCTTTCTTCACGCAATCCTGACGTTGATAAAATTATTGGTTCAAAACCGCGTATTGTTGTTTTAAATAAAGCCGATATAGCCGATAACTCATTGACTATGAAATGGTTGAATTATTTTAAAGATAAAAATATAGAAGCGATTTCAGCAAACAGCCAAACCGGCAAAGGATTGAAAAAAGAGCTTGATAACGCTATAGAAATTGTTCTGGCTGACAAATTTAAAAGAGATGAGACAAAAGGTATACAAAGGCACGCTGTTAAAATGATGGTAATAGGCATTCCAAATGTCGGAAAATCTTCATTTATAAACCGTCTGTCAGGGCGTGCAGCGGCAAAGACCGGTGATAGACCTGGAATAACACAAACCAAACAGTGGATAAGAATAGCAGGGAAATATGAACTCTTAGATACACCCGGAATCCTTTGGCCAAAATTTGAGAATGAGGACGACGCTAAAAAAATTGCCTTTACAGGCGGAATTAAAGATGAAATTTTGGATGTTGAGGATTTAGCATATGAACTTTTAGGATATTTAAAACAATCTTATATGGACAGCCTTTTAAAAACATATAACTTAAATGATTCAGACAGCGAACTTAATAAGTATGAACTCTTAGAAAGTATCGGCCGCAAAAGGGGCTGTGTTATATCCGGCGGAGAAGTGGATACATTTAGAACAGCAAACATTATTATATCTGATTTTCGCTCTGCCAAACTAGGCAGGATAACTCTTGAAGAACCCAAAAGAAATGAGGAAAACTGA
- the ftsY gene encoding signal recognition particle-docking protein FtsY, with amino-acid sequence MGLFDKLKKSLAKTKESINEKFNTVLKTFKKIDDDLFDELEEVLITSDLGVNTSMDIIEKLRQAAKEKKLRDSYELKSELNKIMSDILTEGSGSKIELQGTPAVIMVIGVNGVGKTTSIGKIANMYRNQGKSVLIAAADTFRAAAIEQLEVWSERAGVDIIKQQEGSDPAAVIYDAVNAAKSRNIDILLCDTAGRLHNKKNLMEELKKIYKILNRELPNSSKEVLLVLDATTGQNAVQQAIQFKEAADITGIILTKLDGTAKGGIVLAIKNDYDIPVKFIGVGEKIDDIEPFDPVEFVNAIIDPENEEPVDEIVE; translated from the coding sequence ATGGGATTATTTGATAAATTAAAGAAAAGTCTTGCAAAAACAAAGGAAAGTATAAATGAAAAATTTAATACAGTCTTAAAAACATTTAAGAAGATTGACGACGACTTATTTGACGAGCTTGAAGAGGTTCTTATTACATCCGATTTGGGCGTAAACACATCGATGGATATAATTGAAAAACTGCGCCAAGCTGCAAAAGAGAAAAAACTTAGAGACAGTTATGAATTAAAAAGTGAACTAAATAAAATAATGAGTGATATTTTAACAGAAGGCAGCGGTTCAAAAATTGAACTTCAAGGCACGCCGGCTGTTATAATGGTGATTGGCGTTAACGGAGTTGGCAAAACAACATCCATAGGCAAAATTGCAAATATGTATAGAAATCAAGGGAAATCAGTTTTGATAGCCGCCGCAGACACTTTCCGCGCCGCAGCAATAGAACAGCTTGAAGTTTGGTCAGAACGCGCCGGGGTTGATATAATTAAACAGCAGGAAGGTTCAGACCCAGCTGCTGTTATATATGACGCTGTAAACGCAGCTAAATCAAGAAATATTGATATTCTCTTATGTGATACCGCAGGACGGCTGCACAATAAGAAAAACCTGATGGAAGAATTGAAAAAGATTTATAAGATTCTTAACCGTGAACTGCCAAACTCCAGCAAGGAAGTTCTTCTTGTGCTCGACGCAACAACAGGTCAGAACGCTGTTCAGCAAGCCATACAGTTTAAAGAGGCCGCAGATATAACAGGAATTATTTTAACAAAACTGGACGGAACAGCAAAGGGCGGTATTGTATTGGCAATCAAGAATGATTATGACATACCCGTTAAATTTATTGGCGTTGGAGAAAAAATTGACGATATAGAACCTTTTGACCCTGTTGAATTTGTAAACGCAATTATAGACCCTGAAAATGAAGAACCGGTTGATGAAATAGTTGAATAG
- the purB gene encoding adenylosuccinate lyase: protein MNKDVYESPLNSRYASKEMKYIFSPDKKFKTWRKLWVALAESEMELGLNVTKEQVEELRANVDNINYDVAEAREKEVRHDVMSHVYAYGQQCPNAKGIIHLGATSCYVGDNTDLIIMNEALELIKTKLLKVIALLKDFALKYKDLPTLGFTHFQAAQLTTVGKRATLWIWELLMDLENIDFQLSRAALLGCKGTTGTQASFMELFDNDIEKVKALDKKICEKMGYSKFYPVSGQTYSRKIDYQMLSVLSDVAQSAYKFANDIRLLQHLKEIEEPFEKSQIGSSAMAYKRNPMRSERICSLARYVIVDAVNPAITSSTQWFERTLDDSANKRISVAEAFLTVDAILNIYMNVASGLVVYPKVINKRIMSELPFMATENIMMDAVKNGGDRQELHERIRKHSMDAGKVVKEQGGENDLIERIVADDSFNLSHEEIDKILKPENFIGRSVSQVEEFIDEYVNPVLDNNDLAEEVELTV, encoded by the coding sequence ATGAATAAAGATGTATATGAAAGCCCGCTAAACTCCCGTTATGCGAGTAAAGAAATGAAATATATTTTCTCTCCCGATAAAAAATTTAAAACTTGGAGAAAATTATGGGTCGCACTGGCTGAATCCGAAATGGAGCTTGGTCTTAATGTAACAAAGGAACAAGTTGAAGAATTACGTGCAAACGTGGACAACATAAACTATGACGTTGCCGAAGCCCGTGAAAAAGAGGTACGTCACGACGTTATGTCTCATGTATACGCATATGGGCAGCAATGTCCGAATGCTAAAGGAATTATTCATCTCGGCGCCACTTCATGTTATGTTGGCGATAACACTGACCTAATAATTATGAATGAAGCTTTGGAACTTATAAAAACAAAGCTTCTCAAAGTAATTGCTTTATTAAAAGATTTTGCTCTTAAATACAAAGACTTGCCGACATTAGGATTTACCCATTTTCAGGCAGCTCAGCTAACTACTGTCGGAAAGAGAGCAACGCTTTGGATATGGGAACTGTTGATGGACCTTGAAAACATAGACTTCCAGCTAAGCCGCGCGGCTCTGCTTGGGTGCAAAGGCACAACAGGAACGCAGGCAAGCTTTATGGAACTTTTTGATAATGATATTGAAAAAGTTAAAGCTCTTGATAAAAAAATCTGTGAAAAGATGGGATATTCAAAATTTTATCCTGTTTCCGGACAAACATATTCAAGAAAAATTGATTATCAAATGCTGTCAGTATTGAGTGATGTTGCTCAAAGTGCGTATAAGTTTGCAAATGACATACGCTTGCTTCAGCATCTTAAAGAAATAGAAGAACCGTTTGAAAAATCTCAGATTGGTTCCTCTGCTATGGCTTACAAACGTAATCCTATGAGAAGCGAACGTATTTGTTCATTGGCAAGATATGTTATTGTCGACGCAGTCAATCCAGCCATAACCTCTTCTACTCAATGGTTTGAAAGAACACTTGACGACTCGGCAAACAAAAGAATCAGCGTAGCTGAAGCATTTTTAACCGTTGACGCTATACTGAATATTTATATGAATGTTGCTTCCGGATTGGTTGTATACCCGAAAGTTATTAATAAACGTATTATGTCTGAGCTTCCATTTATGGCCACTGAAAATATCATGATGGACGCTGTTAAAAACGGCGGCGACCGCCAGGAACTTCACGAGCGTATACGCAAGCATTCTATGGACGCCGGAAAAGTAGTTAAAGAGCAAGGCGGAGAGAATGACTTAATTGAAAGAATAGTTGCTGATGATTCGTTTAATTTGAGTCACGAAGAAATAGACAAAATATTAAAACCTGAAAACTTTATAGGAAGAAGCGTAAGTCAAGTTGAAGAATTCATAGACGAATACGTAAATCCTGTTTTAGATAATAATGATTTAGCTGAAGAAGTGGAACT
- a CDS encoding ribonuclease HII: MEIDLLQYEKDLISRGYEYICGIDEAGRGPLAGPVCAAAVILPNRLVIDGVNDSKKLSEKKREKLYNEIIESALAYSVQFVFQDVIDEINIRQATHAAMQNAVNGLKIHPDILIVDGNDNIDFNNIETLYIKKGDSLSQSIAAASILAKVTRDRYIVELSKDYPEYGLEKHKGYATKAHMEAIRKYGVQPIHRKTFMTDKVLGINKTN; the protein is encoded by the coding sequence ATGGAAATTGATTTATTGCAATATGAAAAAGATTTAATATCCCGCGGATACGAATATATATGCGGAATAGATGAAGCCGGCAGAGGTCCTCTTGCCGGACCGGTATGCGCCGCCGCAGTAATACTGCCCAACAGACTTGTTATTGACGGCGTTAATGACTCAAAAAAATTATCTGAGAAAAAACGTGAAAAGTTATATAATGAAATAATAGAATCAGCTTTAGCATATTCTGTTCAATTTGTCTTTCAAGATGTCATTGATGAAATAAATATTCGTCAAGCTACCCATGCTGCAATGCAAAATGCAGTTAATGGTTTAAAAATACATCCCGATATTTTAATCGTTGACGGAAATGATAATATTGATTTTAATAACATTGAAACTCTATATATTAAAAAAGGCGATTCCTTATCCCAAAGTATTGCCGCCGCGTCTATTCTGGCAAAAGTCACAAGGGACAGATATATCGTTGAGCTATCAAAGGATTATCCTGAATACGGTCTTGAAAAGCATAAAGGTTATGCTACTAAAGCTCATATGGAGGCAATAAGAAAATATGGCGTTCAGCCTATACATAGAAAAACTTTTATGACTGATAAAGTTCTTGGAATAAATAAAACAAATTAA
- the lepB gene encoding signal peptidase I, protein MNNKNQKPNNQNNGNIDETVEKAKSEINAQTDSMLREIEERRQRRLARQREMEQQIQAEEEAKARRLARLKAQEAANADLKMASSRRNTADVQKPVPTVSSSDSVFSNAHRQQPDAIENFSSAPSASKNTQSRPQRNESVLNASSSSANTRRRTIMSSGETQVMPKISEAVPPSQKRQNTAPSSQKRASEQNSSKPSDSAHVSRTSKSNEQAFKRRQVQNTVSANSQAVGRAPVKSGNISAAKPKNSHKEVNMMKEIRDWVIAIVIAVAVALLIRNFVFTLVKVQGESMQPTLQENDRLYVNRLFYTPKKGDVVIFKPSSDPKRPYVKRVIATEGDTVYIDFETGDVYVNDQVIDEPYIKAKTTRSGSYIAEQIASGNYSKDNPIVIEKGKIFVMGDNRNNSRDSREIGQVPKSELIGGAVFRFWPLNKFGSVSYKATTSYLIEDENMNFKFVA, encoded by the coding sequence ATGAATAATAAAAATCAAAAGCCGAACAATCAGAACAATGGAAATATTGATGAAACTGTTGAAAAAGCTAAATCTGAAATAAATGCTCAAACTGACTCTATGCTTCGTGAAATCGAAGAAAGACGCCAGCGGCGTTTAGCAAGACAAAGAGAAATGGAACAGCAAATACAAGCTGAAGAAGAGGCTAAGGCAAGACGGTTAGCAAGACTAAAAGCCCAGGAAGCTGCCAACGCTGATTTAAAAATGGCTTCATCCCGCAGAAATACTGCCGATGTTCAAAAGCCTGTACCGACTGTATCTTCATCAGACAGTGTTTTCAGCAACGCCCACAGACAGCAGCCTGACGCGATAGAGAATTTTTCATCAGCTCCGTCTGCTTCTAAAAATACACAGTCTCGTCCCCAGCGCAATGAAAGCGTTTTAAACGCCTCTTCCTCTTCTGCAAATACACGCAGACGAACAATAATGTCTTCAGGAGAAACGCAGGTTATGCCTAAAATTTCTGAAGCTGTACCTCCGTCTCAGAAGAGACAAAATACTGCTCCATCAAGTCAAAAAAGAGCTTCAGAGCAGAATTCTTCTAAACCAAGTGATTCTGCACATGTATCCAGAACTTCTAAGAGTAATGAACAAGCATTTAAAAGAAGACAAGTTCAGAATACCGTGTCTGCAAACTCACAGGCGGTCGGACGCGCACCTGTAAAAAGCGGAAATATCTCAGCGGCAAAACCAAAAAATTCACATAAGGAAGTAAACATGATGAAAGAAATCAGAGATTGGGTTATTGCGATAGTTATTGCTGTTGCCGTTGCCCTGCTTATAAGAAATTTTGTATTCACTTTGGTTAAAGTTCAAGGTGAGTCTATGCAGCCAACACTGCAGGAAAATGATAGATTATATGTTAACAGATTATTCTATACACCAAAAAAGGGCGATGTTGTTATCTTTAAACCATCATCTGACCCTAAAAGACCATATGTTAAGAGAGTTATTGCAACCGAGGGCGACACTGTTTATATTGATTTCGAGACAGGCGATGTATATGTTAATGACCAGGTTATTGACGAGCCTTATATCAAAGCTAAAACAACACGCTCCGGCAGTTATATAGCTGAACAAATTGCATCAGGAAATTATAGCAAAGATAATCCAATTGTTATAGAAAAGGGTAAAATCTTTGTAATGGGGGATAATAGGAATAACAGCAGAGACAGCCGTGAAATTGGTCAGGTTCCGAAAAGTGAATTAATAGGCGGAGCAGTATTTAGATTTTGGCCATTAAATAAATTTGGTTCTGTCTCTTATAAAGCTACTACCTCTTATTTAATCGAAGATGAAAACATGAATTTCAAATTTGTTGCATAA
- the rplS gene encoding 50S ribosomal protein L19, translating into MDILQQITQEQIRKDLPEIAIGDTLRVYVKVKEGSRERVQMFEGTVIKKNHGGIQETFTVRRLSYGVGVERTFPVNSPKIDRIEVVRHGKVRRAKLYYLRDRVGKAAKVKEKL; encoded by the coding sequence ATGGATATTTTACAACAAATTACACAAGAACAAATCAGAAAAGATTTACCTGAAATTGCTATTGGTGACACTTTGAGAGTGTATGTCAAGGTAAAAGAAGGAAGCAGAGAAAGAGTTCAGATGTTTGAGGGAACTGTTATCAAGAAGAATCATGGCGGTATTCAGGAAACATTTACTGTAAGACGTCTTTCTTATGGAGTTGGCGTGGAAAGAACTTTCCCTGTTAATTCTCCTAAAATCGACCGCATTGAGGTTGTTAGACATGGTAAGGTAAGACGCGCTAAGCTTTATTATCTACGTGATAGAGTTGGTAAAGCAGCAAAGGTTAAAGAGAAACTTTAA
- a CDS encoding YraN family protein, with product MSNTKETGNYGEIQASNYLVKKGYTIIARNYYGKHGEIDIIAVTPDNTTLVFVEVKTRKSKLFGYAAESIDKKKIQSIIRTAENFMFENPSEHQIRFDVIEVYYKIINNDELILDEINHIKNAFYDISNYI from the coding sequence ATGTCTAATACTAAAGAAACCGGTAATTATGGAGAAATACAGGCATCTAATTACCTAGTTAAAAAAGGATATACAATTATTGCTAGAAACTACTATGGCAAGCATGGAGAGATAGACATCATAGCTGTGACACCGGATAACACTACTTTGGTGTTTGTTGAAGTCAAAACAAGAAAATCAAAGTTATTTGGTTATGCTGCTGAATCTATAGATAAAAAGAAAATTCAAAGTATTATAAGAACTGCAGAAAATTTTATGTTTGAAAACCCATCTGAACACCAAATTAGATTTGATGTTATTGAAGTTTATTATAAAATAATAAATAACGATGAACTCATATTGGATGAAATTAATCATATTAAAAACGCATTTTATGATATAAGCAATTATATATAG